The following are encoded together in the Parambassis ranga chromosome 20, fParRan2.1, whole genome shotgun sequence genome:
- the dcaf11 gene encoding DDB1- and CUL4-associated factor 11, whose translation MGSQSSSGMSGGRGSSSDNPAEQSEATEPNQSSSRGRRTADRQQGERQSASEEDVDLAEVLAYLLRRGQVRLVHGSGATGLQLVQSYSDSDDDSDGAWEGRLGDRYNPPVDTQPDTQEVDRSEIRTQILLATASSAVKGHHSFTHMLTEREQGRCRGSSFSHGECSRIRTHFLPNYVSHKDTYQQKAFCGVYSEDGNMFLSACQDQNIRLYDTSRGRFHLRRTVKARDVGWSVLDVCFTPDAHHVLYSSWSDYIHLCSIEGDSENHTALDLNPDERRFCVFSLAASTDGKEILGGANDGCLYVFDLEQNKRTLKIDAHEDDVNAVAFADSSSQLLFSGSDDALCKVWDRRTLREDRPQPVGQLAGHRDGITFIHSKGDARYLISNSKDQSIKLWDVRKFSPKEGLAASRLAVTQQNWDYRWQQVPQRALKRHKLTGDTSVMTYRGHGVLHTLIRCRFSPEFSTGQRFIYSGCSTGKIIIYDVLTGTVVSRLSGHDACVRDVTWHPYEDNIISSSWDGAVRMWEHRQTHPLEEERESGRETEKETMQKMLTSP comes from the exons ATGGGCTCTCAGTCCAGTTCTGGGATGTCTGGTGGAAGGGGCTCTTCCAGTGACAACCCAGCTGAGCAGTCTGAAGCAACAGAACCAAACCAGAGCAGCAGCCGGGGCCGCAGGACGGCTGACAGGCAGCAAGGAGAGAGACAGTCAGCATCAGAGGAGGACGTTGACTTAGCAGAAGTGCTGGCTTATTTACTGAGGAG GGGCCAGGTCAGACTGGTCCATGGCAGTGGAGCCACAGGGCTGCAGCTGGTCCAGTCGTACTCTGACTCTGATGATGACAGTGATGGAGCCTGGGAAGGACGACTGGGAGACCGTTACAATCCACCAG TGGACACCCAACCCGACACACAAGAAGTTGACCGGAGTGAGATCCGAACTCAGATCCTGCTGGccactgcctcatctgctgtAAAAGGCCACCACAGTTTTACCCACATGCTTACAGAG AGGGAGCAAGGCAGATGTAGAGGCTCCAGTTTTTCCCATGGAGAGTGCAGTCGTATCCGGACACA TTTCCTGCCAAACTATGTATCCCACAAGGATACATACCAGCAGAAAGCCTTCTGTGGAGTGTACAGCGAGGATGGCAACATGTTCCTTTCAGCCTGCCAAG ATCAAAATATCCGGCTGTACGACACCAGTAGGGGGCGTTTTCACTTGCGGCGGACAGTGAAGGCCCGTGACGTAGGCTGGAGTGTGCTGGACGTTTGCTTCACCCCTGATGCTCATCATGTGCTCTACTCCAGCTGGTCTGACTACA TTCATTTGTGCAGTATAGAGGGAGACAGTGAAAACCACACCGCCTTGGACCTCAA TCCAGATGAGAGGAGgttctgtgtgttctcactGGCTGCGTCCACAGATGGCAAAGAGATCCTGGGAGG aGCAAATGATGGCTGCCTTTACGTTTTTGATCTTGAGCAGAATAAACGAACGCTGAAG ATTGATGCCCACGAGGATGATGTGAATGCAGTGGCATTTGCTGACAGCTCGTCCCAGCTGCTCTTCTCTGGCAGCGACGACGCACTGTGCAAGGTGTGGGACAGACGGACGCTGCGGGAGGACAGACCGCAGCCTGTCGGACAGCTGGCCGGCCACCGAGACGGCATCACCTTCATCCACAGCAAG GGAGACGCACGTTATCTGATCAGCAACTCGAAGGACCAGTCCATCAAGCTCTGGGATGTCAGAAAGTTCTCACCCAAAGAGGGGTTGGCAGCGTCTCGGCTGGCTGTCACCCAACAAAACTGGGATTACCGCTGGCAGCAGGTTCCCcagagag CCCTGAAGAGACACAAGCTGACAGGCGACACGTCAGTGATGACCTACCGTGGTCATGGCGTTCTGCACACACTCATCCGCTGTCGTTTCTCTCCGGAGTTCAGCACCGGGCAGAGATTCATCTACTCGGGCTGTTCCACTGGCAAAATcatca TCTATGACGTGCTGACGGGCACAGTGGTGTCCAGACTTTCAGGCCACGACGCGTGCGTGAGGGACGTCACTTGGCACCCGTATGAGGACAACAtcatcagcagctct TGGGACGGAGCGGTGCGAATGTGGGAGCACAGACAAACCCACCCtctggaggaagagagagagagcgggagagagacagagaaagagacaatGCAAAAGATGTTGACATCCCCATAG
- the pck2 gene encoding phosphoenolpyruvate carboxykinase [GTP], mitochondrial, with the protein MSSLLLGVIRRQGGVGAGVGVRSLASIPSLPPAVADFVKGAVEECKPSGVHVVTGTPEETANILAGLEKEGMVKRLPKYDNCWLARTDPKDVARVESKTVIVTKTQRDTIPIPAGGAKSQLGNWMSESDWQKARQERFPGCMTGRTMYVIPFSMGPVGSSLSKYGVQVTDSPYVVASMGIMTRMGTPVLNKLAEGVEFVRCQHTLGQPLPLRAPLVNSWPCNPEKVLISHLPDTRQILSFGSGYGGNSLLGKKCFALRIASRIAKDEGWLAEHMLILGITNPQGVKRYVAAAFPSACGKTNLAMMKPSLPGWKVECVGDDIAWMKFDSQGKLRAINPENGFFGVAPGTSDKTNPYAMATIAKNTVFTNVGETSDGGVWWEGLDPPPAGVTLTDWHGKSWAPGSPTACAHPNSRFCAPAAQCPIIDPQWESEEGVPIDAIIFGGRRPEGVPLVYESFSWQHGVFVGAAMRSEATAAAEHKGKVIMHDPFAMRPFFGYNFGDYLAHWLSMKSRKAPTQLPKIFHVNWFRKDPASGAFLWPGFGENARVLEWIFKRCSREREDEAAKKSIVGWLPEDGTIDTKGLSSSVDMGALFDVPKPFWQKETKELRAYFTQQVGADLPAQVEAELKALEDRVHK; encoded by the exons ATGTCCAGCCTTTTGTTGGGAGTCATACGAAG GCAGGGAGgtgtcggggcaggtgtcggGGTTCGGTCCTTGGCCTCCATCCCGTCACTGCCACCTGCAGTGGCTGATTTTGTGAAGGGAGCGGTGGAGGAATGTAAGCCCAGCGGTGTGCATGTGGTGACGGGGACGCCGGAGGAAACGGCCAACATCCTGGCAGGTCTGGAGAAGGAAGGCATGGTCAAGAGGCTTCCCAAATATGACAACTG CTGGTTGGCACGTACAGACCCGAAGGACGTGGCTCGGGTGGAGAGCAAGACTGTGATTGTGAccaagacccagagagacaCCATCCCTATCCCTGCTGGAGGGGCAAAGAGCCAGCTGGGAAACTGGATGAGCGAGTCTGACTGGCAGAAAGCCAGACAAGAGCGCTTTCCTGGGTGCATGACAG GTCGCACCATGTATGTGATTCCCTTCAGTATGGGACCTGTAGGCTCATCTCTGTCCAAATATGGTGTCCAG GTGACAGACTCACCTTATGTTGTAGCCAGCATGGGGATCATGACACGGATGGGCACTCCAGTTCTGAATAAACTGGCTGAAGGAGTGGAGTTTGTCCGCTGTCAGCACACTCTGGGGCAGCCTTTACCTCTCAGAG CTCCTCTGGTCAACTCCTGGCCCTGTAACCCAGAAAAAGTGCTGATATCTCACCTGCCGGACACCAGGCAGATCTTGTCCTTTGGTAGCGGCTATGGAGGAAACTCTCTCCTTGGGAAGAAGTGCTTCGCCCTCCGAATCGCTTCCCGCATCGCCAAGGATGAGGGCTGGCTGGCGGAGCACATGCTG ATCCTGGGAATCACCAACCCTCAGGGAGTGAAGCGTTACGTAGCGGCGGCCTTCCCCAGCGCCTGTGGTAAAACAAACCTGGCCATGATGAAGCCATCTCTTCCAGGCTGGAAGGTGGAGTGTGTGGGTGACGACATCGCCTGGATGAAGTTTGACAGCCAAG GTAAACTCAGGGCCATCAACCCAGAGAACGGTTTCTTCGGTGTAGCTCCAGGCACCTCGGATAAAACCAACCCCTACGCCATGGCGACCATTGCCAAAAACACTGTGTTCACAAATGTCGGAGAGACCAGCGATGGAGGAGTGTGGTGGGAAGGGCTTGACCCCCCTCCTGCTGGAGTAACACTCACAGATTGGCACGGAAAGAGCTGGGCACCAG GAAGTCCGACAGCTTGTGCCCACCCCAACTCCCGCTTCTGTGCTCCAGCAGCTCAGTGTCCCATCATTGACCCTCAGTGGGAGAGTGAGGAGGGCGTTCCCATTGACGCCATCATCTTTGGCGGCAGAAGGCCTGAGG GTGTCCCTCTGGTTTACGAGTCTTTCAGTTGGCAACATGGAGTGTTTGTTGGAGCTGCAATGAGGTCTGAGGCCACAGCCGCCGCTGAGCATaaag gcaAGGTGATCATGCACGACCCCTTCGCCATGCGGCCGTTCTTTGGATACAACTTTGGCGACTACCTCGCTCACTGGCTGAGCATGAAGAGCCGAAAGGCCCCTACTCAGCTGCCCAAGATCTTCCATGTCAACTGGTTCAGAAAGGACCCTGCCTCCGGCGCCTTCCTCTGGCCCGGATTTGGCGAAAACGCCCGCGTGCTGGAGTGGATCTTCAAgcgctgcagcagagagagggaggacgaGGCAGCCAAGAAGAGCATTGTCGGCTGGCTGCCAGAAGATGGCACCATCGACACTAAAGGTCTGAGCAGCAGTGTGGACATGGGCGCCCTGTTTGACGTGCCCAAGCCTTTCTGGCAGAAGGAGACCAAGGAGCTGAGAGCCTACTTCACTCAGCAGGTCGGAGCCGATCTGCCTGCTCAGGTGGAGGCTGAGCTGAAGGCGCTGGAGGACAGAGTGCACAAATAA
- the psme1 gene encoding proteasome activator complex subunit 1: MASLDIRFESKKQVDDFCQKLTKEAEELLSKFFPQKIEELQMLLKTSFSCDDLASLKAPLDIPIPDPAKEEAKRKKKEAKEVKEGKKDKDSDKEEEDSGPPCGPICSNERVESLLREVKPEIQTLKEKLNTVSMWVQLQIPKIEDGNNFGVAVQEKVFELLTNTRTKIEGFQTQISKYYNERGDAVAKASKQSHVGDFRQLVHELDQYQYCELRLVVLEIRNTYAVLFDIINKNYDKIKKPRGDGKALIY; encoded by the exons ATGGCTTCTCTGGATATTCGCTTTGAGTCGAAGAAACAG GTGGATGACTTCTGTCAGAAGCTCACCAAGGAG GCAGAGGAGCTGCTTTCAAAGTTTTTCCCTCAGAAGATTGAAGagctgcagatgctgctgaaG ACATCTTTCAGCTGTGATGACCTGGCATCCCTAAAGGCTCCGCTGGACATCCCAATCCCAGATCCAGCTAAAGAGGAGGCCAAACGCAAGAAGAAGGAGGCG AAGGAGGTTAAGGAGGGGAAGAAAGACAAGGACAGCgataaagaggaggaagactcAG GGCCTCCTTGTGGTCCCATCTGCAGCAACGAGCGAGTGGAGAGTCTTCTGCGGGAGGTCAAACCTGAGATCCAGACCCTGAAGGAGAAGCTTAACACG gTGTCGATGTGGGTGCAGCTGCAGATACCTAAAATAGAGGACGGTAACAACTTCGGAGTGGCCGTACAG GAAAAAGTGTTTGAGCTGCTGACCAACACACGCACCAAGATCGAGGGATTCCAGACTCAGATTTCAAA ataTTACAATGAGAGAGGTGACGCTGTGGCCAAAGCCTCCAAACAATCCCATGTG GGAGACTTCAGACAGCTGGTTCATGAGCTGGACCAGTACCAGTACTGTGAACTCCGCCTTGTGGTCTTGGAGATTCGCAACACATAT gcTGTGCTGTTTGACATCATTAACAAGAACTATGACAAGATTAAGAAGCCCAGAGGAGACGGGAAAGCTCTCATCTACTGA
- the fitm1 gene encoding fat storage-inducing transmembrane protein 1, giving the protein MDVKTPKSSSNGFTTEITLEKLHKMAAELILPGRFILRLLTAALEVVTNLLARVFGSTLVRRHFHLLLSGLVLFGPVLSFWVSKYNIFANSHHYLYRKFLKSTWGWTCIFAGSFILLLSLSARHSFSISLRHLSRIGIAGLLWWVCQRLLTFLEDAAGTCYEPMATAQDLQASATPLQPLLLLHEDQTKASCLKANMLWRGYEVSQDVLILCLCCLLLVEEMSVFGHHLSPGKPQQRSPGAPLRFIFLLCVVLLALWMFLLLCLLANFPKWPSQQLGGALGYLGWRGLYQGWYRLRPRWGCPGLPGEGIFTTTNTDKHPQ; this is encoded by the exons ATGGATGTAAAGACTCCTAAAAGCTCCTCAAATGGCTTCACAACAGAAATCACCTTGGAGAAGTTACACAAGATGGCTGCAGAGCTGATACTGCCAGGAAGATTCATCCTCAGGCTGCTGACTGCTGCGCTGGAGGTCGTCACAAACTTACTGGCCAGAGTTTTTGGGAGCACCTTGGTCAGAAGACATTTCCACCTCTTGCTGTCTGGGTTGGTTCTCTTTGGACCTGTGCTGAGTTTCTGGGTGTCAAAGTACAACATCTTTGCCAACAGCCACCACTACCTGTACAG GAAGTTCCTTAAGTCCACCTGGGGCTGGACCTGCATCTTCGCAggctccttcatcctcctcctctccctctcagcccGTCACTCCTTCTCCATTTCCCTCCGTCACCTCTCTCGGATAGGGATTGCTGGACTGCTGTGGTGGGTCTGTCAGCGTCTCCTGACCTTTCTGGAGGATGCAGCAGGGACCTGTTATGAACCCATGGCCACTGCTCAGGACCTGCAGGCCTCTGCAACCCCACTGCAACCTCTACTGCTCCTGCATGAAGACCAGACCAAGGCCTCCTGCCTCAAAGCCAACATGCTGTGGAGAGGTTATGAGGTCTCCCAGGATGTCCTTATTCTCTGCTTGTGCTGCTTGCTGTTGGTTGAGGAAATGTCAGTTTTTGGCCATCACCTGTCTCCGGGGAAGCCACAGCAGAGGTCGCCCGGTGCCCCACTGAGATtcatcttcctgctgtgtgtagTTCTGCTTGCTCTGTGGATGTTTCTGCTACTGTGTTTGCTTGCAAACTTTCCAAAATGGCCATCCCAGCAGCTGGGAGGAGCTCTGGGCTACCTGGGGTGGAGAGGACTCTATCAGGGATGGTACCGACTCAGGCCGAGATGGGGGTGCCCCGGTTTGCCTGGAGAGGGGATTTTTACTACGACAAACACTGACAAACATCCTCAATAG